Genomic window (Caldinitratiruptor microaerophilus):
AAGTACACGAACGGCCACGTGCTGACCGGCCTCACCGTCGCCGGCGGAATTCTCGGGGGCCTGGGGCTCTACGACCGTCTGGTCGACTTCGCCGGCGCGGGGGCCACGGTCCCGATCTCGAGCTTCGGCAACGCCCTGGTCCAGGGGGCTCTCATGGAAGCCCGTGCCCACGGCCTCGTGGGCATCCTGACCGGGATGTTCGAGATGACGTCGAGCGGCATCGCGGCCGCCATCGTGTTCGGCTTCCTGA
Coding sequences:
- the spoVAE gene encoding stage V sporulation protein AE, which translates into the protein MIYLKAFLVGGLICLIAQLILDNTKYTNGHVLTGLTVAGGILGGLGLYDRLVDFAGAGATVPISSFGNALVQGALMEARAHGLVGILTGMFEMTSSGIAAAIVFGFLTALVFNPKG